The Halalkalibacter krulwichiae genome has a segment encoding these proteins:
- the fliY gene encoding flagellar motor switch phosphatase FliY, with product MNDDMLSQEEINALLAGVTGDDEEETISKGSLDLKLSDYISEIEQDTLGEIGNISFGSAATALSTLLNQKVEITTPMLSIIKRDKLESEFPHPHVAVHVQYTEGFEGTNLLVIKTKDAAIIADLMLGGDGTDPLMDLTDMHISAVQEAMNQMMGSASTSMSTIFNKKVDISPPGINLMDLKKDEGTIQLPQEDILIKVSFRLKVGNLIDSNIMQLITVSFAKGLVHELMSPPSEQTDDLSIKYEEESISEIIHQEHSDRIDVARPSLASPKTEQIYDQRGNQHIGNASAMQREIDVQPAAFSTFENPRLTNQESNNLNMLLDIPLQVTVELGRTKRSIKEILEFTQGSIIELDKLAGEPVDILVNQKLIAKGEVVVIDENFGVRVTDIVSQEDRIKNLK from the coding sequence ATGAATGATGATATGCTTTCCCAAGAAGAAATTAATGCGCTTTTAGCAGGAGTGACTGGTGATGATGAAGAGGAAACCATCAGTAAAGGAAGCCTTGACTTAAAGCTTTCCGATTATATTTCAGAAATTGAACAAGATACTTTAGGGGAAATTGGAAATATCTCTTTTGGGAGCGCGGCAACTGCACTATCAACATTATTAAACCAAAAAGTAGAAATCACAACACCTATGCTTTCTATTATAAAGAGAGATAAACTTGAATCGGAATTCCCACATCCACATGTTGCTGTTCATGTTCAATATACGGAAGGGTTCGAAGGAACAAACCTCCTAGTTATTAAGACGAAAGATGCGGCAATAATTGCCGATTTAATGCTAGGGGGAGATGGCACTGACCCTTTAATGGACTTAACTGATATGCATATAAGTGCTGTTCAAGAGGCGATGAATCAGATGATGGGTTCTGCTTCAACTTCGATGTCTACGATATTTAATAAAAAAGTTGATATTTCTCCTCCAGGAATCAACTTAATGGATTTGAAAAAGGATGAAGGGACTATTCAGCTGCCACAGGAAGACATCCTTATTAAGGTATCATTCCGATTAAAAGTTGGGAACTTGATTGATTCTAATATAATGCAATTAATTACAGTGTCTTTTGCAAAAGGTTTAGTACATGAATTAATGAGTCCTCCAAGTGAACAAACGGATGATTTATCTATTAAATATGAAGAAGAGTCAATAAGCGAAATAATCCATCAAGAACATTCAGACAGAATTGATGTCGCGCGACCTAGTCTTGCGTCTCCGAAGACTGAACAGATTTATGACCAACGTGGTAATCAGCATATCGGCAATGCTTCTGCAATGCAAAGAGAGATTGATGTTCAGCCCGCCGCATTTTCAACGTTTGAAAATCCTAGACTGACTAATCAAGAGTCGAATAACTTGAATATGCTACTTGATATTCCGCTTCAAGTGACTGTTGAGTTAGGAAGAACGAAACGATCGATTAAAGAAATTCTTGAATTCACACAAGGTTCGATTATAGAACTAGATAAATTAGCTGGAGAGCCTGTTGATATTCTCGTGAATCAAAAGTTAATTGCTAAAGGAGAAGTTGTCGTTATTGATGAAAATTTCGGAGTGCGTGTAACGGATATTGTTAGTCAAGAAGATCGAATAAAAAACTTAAAATGA
- the flhB gene encoding flagellar biosynthesis protein FlhB encodes MNNDDSTKLSPILKINLQFFAEEKTEKATPKKRQDTRKKGQVAKSTDVNTAIILLFVFLFLWLFGGLLGETLINLLTHTFQTYLLLEITEANFSSIFLELIFEAAIVLIPVMTIALIAGLAASYMQVGVLFAPEAIKLKLSKLDPIKGAKRIFSIRALVELVKSLLKIGLAGLVVFIIIWTSLEDVMLLSQKSVADGFYVIAQLVVTLGVSIAILLLILSIPDYLYQKYDHEKQIKMSKKDIKDEHKNMEGDPRIKSKRKQKQMEMAMQRMMQEVPKADVVITNPTHFAVALRYDEEKADAPFVVAKGVDFVAQKIKGIAADNQVVTVENKPLARTLYAQADIGDQVPEELFKAVAEVLAYVYRLKNQQVN; translated from the coding sequence ATGAATAACGACGATTCTACGAAGCTGAGTCCTATATTGAAGATAAACCTGCAGTTTTTTGCTGAAGAAAAAACGGAAAAAGCAACTCCGAAAAAGCGTCAAGATACTAGAAAGAAAGGGCAAGTAGCTAAAAGCACAGATGTAAACACAGCAATCATTTTATTGTTTGTGTTCTTATTTCTATGGTTGTTTGGCGGACTGCTTGGCGAGACGCTAATTAATCTACTAACGCATACGTTTCAAACATACTTGTTACTAGAGATCACTGAAGCTAACTTCTCTTCCATTTTTTTAGAACTTATTTTTGAAGCTGCAATTGTGTTAATCCCGGTTATGACGATAGCTTTAATTGCTGGTTTAGCTGCAAGTTATATGCAAGTAGGTGTTCTATTTGCTCCAGAAGCGATAAAATTAAAACTTTCTAAGCTTGATCCTATTAAAGGTGCAAAGCGTATTTTTTCGATTAGAGCTTTAGTAGAGTTAGTTAAATCTTTATTGAAAATTGGTTTAGCAGGATTAGTTGTCTTTATCATTATTTGGACTAGCTTAGAAGACGTTATGTTACTCTCGCAAAAAAGTGTGGCCGATGGCTTTTATGTTATAGCTCAACTAGTTGTCACTTTAGGTGTATCTATTGCAATATTGTTGCTTATTCTTTCGATACCTGATTACTTATATCAAAAATATGACCATGAAAAGCAAATTAAGATGTCTAAAAAAGATATTAAAGATGAGCATAAGAACATGGAAGGGGATCCGAGAATTAAATCAAAACGTAAGCAGAAACAAATGGAGATGGCGATGCAACGAATGATGCAGGAAGTACCAAAAGCAGATGTCGTTATTACAAACCCAACTCATTTTGCAGTTGCCCTGCGTTATGACGAAGAAAAGGCTGATGCCCCGTTTGTAGTTGCAAAGGGTGTTGATTTTGTTGCTCAAAAGATAAAAGGAATAGCGGCAGACAACCAAGTTGTAACAGTAGAAAATAAACCTTTAGCACGAACTCTTTATGCGCAGGCTGATATTGGAGATCAAGTTCCAGAAGAGCTATTTAAGGCTGTTGCAGAAGTTCTTGCTTATGTATATCGTTTGAAAAACCAACAGGTTAATTAA
- a CDS encoding flagellar biosynthetic protein FliO — MHLRLFIFALVLISLFGWQNHAGAETTDENRRVSETLHGNESVEDEMSNESEEIVDESGIIETDSATDEIIPEQNTFLIFAQMISALALVIVLIYLLLRFVNKRSQSFRSTQMLQNIGGVSLGQSRSVQLVKVGERILVVGVGETIQLLREIDDKKEMELLVKKQQEQFEQLDQPLNKFISFVSGKFTSNKKQEKLKNVPNKANQNEFKDLLEKQLKDLSKSQKNLHDAARERDQ; from the coding sequence ATGCATTTAAGATTATTTATTTTTGCCTTAGTTCTTATAAGTTTGTTTGGGTGGCAGAATCATGCTGGAGCTGAAACAACTGATGAGAATAGAAGAGTATCTGAAACATTACATGGAAATGAGTCTGTTGAAGACGAAATGTCCAATGAATCAGAAGAAATAGTAGATGAGAGCGGTATAATTGAAACCGATTCAGCAACAGACGAAATTATTCCAGAACAAAATACATTTTTAATTTTTGCGCAAATGATTAGCGCCTTAGCACTTGTAATTGTTCTCATTTATCTTCTTTTACGTTTTGTTAACAAACGCTCTCAATCATTTCGTTCTACCCAGATGCTTCAAAATATCGGAGGAGTTTCACTCGGACAAAGTCGATCAGTACAATTGGTTAAAGTAGGGGAACGTATATTAGTTGTAGGCGTTGGTGAAACCATTCAGTTACTAAGAGAGATTGATGATAAAAAAGAGATGGAACTTCTTGTTAAAAAGCAGCAAGAACAGTTTGAACAATTGGATCAACCGTTAAATAAATTTATTTCATTTGTTTCAGGGAAATTTACTAGTAATAAAAAACAAGAAAAGCTTAAGAATGTACCGAATAAAGCGAATCAAAATGAGTTCAAAGATTTACTTGAAAAACAATTAAAAGACCTTTCTAAATCACAGAAGAATTTACATGATGCAGCAAGGGAGCGTGATCAATAA
- the flhA gene encoding flagellar biosynthesis protein FlhA encodes MAVRDLSVLLGVILIVIMLIIPLPTAMLDFLIIINISLALVIILVAMNTKEPLQFSIFPTLLLLVTLFRLGLNVSTTRSILGEANAGNVIDTFGNFVVGGNALVGFVVFLILIVIQFLVITKGAERVSEVGARFTLDAMPGKQMSIDADLNAGMISDAEAKARREKIEKEADFYGSMDGASKFVKGDAIAGIVIVIINLLFGLIIGMSQMGMDLSTAAGTYTLLTVGDGLVSQIPALLISTATGIVVTRAASEGNLGHDITKQLLAYPKMLYIAGGTIFLLGVITPISPLFTIPISLALLFGGYFLSKNEKDDHLNEEQPEEEEQPDDMKSPESVVSLLQIDPIEFEFGYGLIPLADANQGGDLLDRVVMIRRQMALELGMIVPVIRIRDNIQLQPNEYTIKIKGNEIARGELLLDHYMAMSPGVDDESIVGVDTIEPAFGLPALWIGEDMKEQAELSGYTVVDPPSVVSTHLTEVIKRHAHELLGRQETKQLVDHLKETYPALVEEVTPNTLSTGEIQRVLTNLLKENISIRNLPIIFETLADYGHMTKDMDLVTEYVRQALSRQISKQMTTPGEPMYVITLSGSVEKKVADSVQQTEHGNFVSMDPNDSQRILESAAGETDRLSQMGQVPVILCSPAVRMYVRQLLERYLPHVPILSYNELEADIEVQSVGVVNVE; translated from the coding sequence GTGGCAGTAAGAGACCTATCTGTTTTACTAGGCGTTATTTTAATCGTCATTATGCTTATTATCCCGTTGCCAACGGCAATGTTAGACTTTTTGATTATCATTAATATCTCTCTTGCGCTTGTTATTATTCTCGTTGCAATGAATACAAAAGAGCCCTTACAATTCTCGATCTTTCCAACGTTATTATTATTAGTGACATTATTTAGGCTAGGGTTAAATGTATCAACTACTCGTTCAATTTTAGGCGAAGCAAATGCTGGAAATGTAATTGATACTTTTGGGAATTTCGTAGTGGGAGGAAATGCTCTAGTTGGTTTTGTTGTGTTCTTAATTTTAATTGTCATTCAATTTCTCGTCATAACTAAAGGCGCAGAGCGAGTATCTGAAGTAGGGGCACGATTTACATTGGATGCCATGCCGGGGAAGCAGATGAGTATTGATGCTGATTTAAATGCGGGCATGATTTCTGATGCTGAGGCGAAGGCACGACGAGAGAAAATTGAAAAGGAAGCAGACTTTTATGGATCGATGGACGGTGCGAGTAAATTCGTGAAAGGAGATGCTATAGCTGGAATTGTCATTGTTATCATTAATCTTCTATTTGGCTTAATTATTGGAATGTCACAAATGGGGATGGATTTATCAACTGCTGCAGGAACCTATACATTGTTAACTGTTGGAGATGGCTTAGTTAGCCAAATTCCTGCACTACTTATTTCAACGGCAACTGGTATCGTTGTAACACGTGCCGCATCAGAAGGGAATCTAGGACATGATATTACAAAACAATTATTAGCTTATCCTAAGATGCTCTACATTGCTGGTGGAACGATCTTTTTGTTAGGTGTCATTACACCGATTAGTCCGCTCTTTACTATTCCCATTTCGCTAGCGTTGTTGTTTGGCGGGTATTTCCTCTCTAAAAATGAAAAAGATGATCATTTGAATGAGGAACAACCAGAGGAAGAAGAACAACCTGATGATATGAAGTCACCGGAAAGTGTAGTTAGCCTTTTGCAAATTGATCCTATTGAATTTGAATTTGGCTACGGATTAATTCCTTTAGCAGATGCCAATCAAGGTGGAGATTTATTAGATCGAGTAGTAATGATCCGACGCCAAATGGCTCTGGAGTTAGGCATGATTGTTCCGGTTATTCGGATTCGAGATAATATTCAATTACAGCCGAATGAATACACAATAAAAATTAAGGGAAATGAAATAGCTCGAGGGGAGTTATTATTAGATCACTATATGGCAATGAGTCCAGGTGTAGATGATGAAAGCATTGTTGGTGTGGATACTATTGAACCTGCCTTTGGATTACCTGCTTTATGGATTGGTGAAGATATGAAAGAGCAAGCTGAATTATCAGGATATACAGTTGTTGATCCTCCTTCTGTTGTTTCAACTCACTTAACCGAAGTGATAAAAAGACATGCTCATGAATTGTTAGGAAGACAAGAAACGAAACAACTTGTTGATCATCTGAAAGAAACGTATCCGGCTCTTGTCGAAGAGGTAACACCTAACACGCTTTCAACAGGAGAGATTCAACGAGTCCTAACCAATTTACTTAAAGAAAATATTTCAATCCGAAACTTGCCTATCATTTTTGAGACACTTGCAGATTACGGACATATGACAAAAGATATGGATCTAGTGACGGAATATGTTCGTCAAGCATTATCTCGTCAGATCTCTAAGCAAATGACAACGCCTGGAGAGCCAATGTATGTCATAACATTAAGTGGTTCTGTAGAAAAAAAAGTAGCTGACTCTGTGCAGCAAACTGAACATGGTAATTTCGTTTCAATGGATCCAAATGATTCTCAAAGAATCCTCGAGTCGGCAGCAGGTGAAACCGACCGGTTATCGCAGATGGGACAAGTTCCTGTTATTCTTTGTTCTCCAGCTGTCCGCATGTACGTTAGACAGTTACTTGAACGTTATTTGCCACATGTCCCTATATTGTCGTACAACGAACTTGAAGCAGATATAGAAGTGCAAAGTGTAGGAGTGGTGAATGTAGAATGA
- the fliR gene encoding flagellar biosynthetic protein FliR — MVDFVNLFPAFLLVVVRVLAFLAVLPIYAHRSIPNTMKIGIALFLAYIIVFSLESPIIVIDGLYYFLIIKEVMVGIVVGLLAAILMYAIQVAGGFIDYSMGFMIANVVDPQTGAQTPLTGSYLYTFALLFLLLVNGHHLLLDGIYYSYQFVPLEQVTLPFDQENVIRYIATTFNAMFIIAFQMAFPIVGSLFLVDVGLGMVSRAVPQMNVFVVGMPLKIIVGLLLLTVFMGVFFIAVQKLFDQIIVSMRTLLQLLGGA, encoded by the coding sequence ATGGTTGATTTTGTAAATCTGTTTCCAGCTTTTCTACTCGTTGTTGTTCGAGTTTTAGCTTTTTTGGCTGTGTTGCCGATCTATGCACATCGATCGATTCCAAACACTATGAAAATAGGGATCGCTTTATTTTTAGCGTATATTATAGTCTTTTCCCTTGAGTCACCTATTATTGTGATTGATGGATTATATTACTTTTTAATTATTAAAGAAGTAATGGTAGGAATTGTTGTAGGTCTACTCGCTGCCATTCTTATGTATGCCATTCAAGTTGCCGGTGGATTTATTGATTACAGTATGGGATTTATGATTGCCAATGTTGTTGATCCTCAAACAGGAGCCCAGACGCCTTTAACTGGGAGTTATTTATATACGTTTGCGTTACTGTTTCTATTACTTGTTAATGGACATCATTTATTATTAGATGGCATTTATTATAGTTATCAATTTGTACCATTGGAACAAGTTACACTACCTTTTGACCAAGAAAATGTTATCAGGTATATTGCGACAACTTTTAATGCGATGTTTATCATTGCATTCCAAATGGCTTTTCCGATAGTAGGTTCATTATTCTTAGTAGATGTGGGGTTAGGGATGGTGTCAAGAGCGGTTCCACAAATGAACGTGTTTGTTGTTGGGATGCCTTTGAAAATAATCGTTGGTCTACTATTATTAACGGTATTTATGGGCGTTTTCTTTATAGCTGTGCAAAAATTATTTGACCAAATTATTGTTTCAATGCGGACGTTATTACAATTACTAGGAGGAGCCTAA
- the fliP gene encoding flagellar type III secretion system pore protein FliP (The bacterial flagellar biogenesis protein FliP forms a type III secretion system (T3SS)-type pore required for flagellar assembly.) has translation MLDTIIIPFITLPGLDLDFINDEPANVATTIQLLILLTVLSLAPSILILMTSFTRIVIVLSFVRQGLATQSMPPNQVLIGLALFLTFFIMAPVFAEVNEVAITPFINEEIDQEEAFYLASVPMKEFMAKHTREKDLALFMGYAGLERPETLDDIPLTALIPAFAISELKTAFQIGFLIFIPFLVIDMIVASVLMSMGMMMLPPVMIALPFKILLFVLVDGWYLIVQSLLLSFN, from the coding sequence ATGCTAGACACTATTATCATTCCTTTTATTACCCTCCCTGGTCTGGATCTTGATTTTATAAATGATGAGCCTGCAAATGTAGCAACAACCATTCAATTGTTGATTTTGCTTACGGTTTTATCGTTAGCACCATCTATTCTCATTTTAATGACAAGCTTTACGAGGATTGTTATTGTTCTGTCATTTGTAAGGCAAGGACTTGCAACTCAGTCAATGCCTCCGAATCAAGTGTTAATTGGTTTGGCCCTATTTTTAACCTTTTTTATTATGGCACCAGTATTTGCGGAAGTGAATGAAGTTGCAATTACACCTTTTATAAATGAAGAAATCGATCAAGAAGAAGCTTTTTATTTAGCTAGTGTTCCAATGAAAGAGTTTATGGCAAAGCATACTCGTGAGAAAGATTTAGCCCTATTTATGGGGTATGCTGGATTAGAAAGGCCTGAAACTTTAGATGATATTCCTTTAACAGCATTAATACCAGCTTTCGCTATTAGTGAATTGAAGACTGCTTTTCAAATTGGTTTTTTGATTTTTATTCCCTTTCTAGTCATTGATATGATCGTAGCTAGTGTTTTAATGTCTATGGGTATGATGATGTTACCACCTGTTATGATTGCTTTGCCTTTTAAGATCTTATTATTTGTACTAGTAGATGGCTGGTATTTAATTGTTCAATCGTTATTACTCAGTTTCAATTAG
- the fliQ gene encoding flagellar biosynthesis protein FliQ has product MSPEFVINMAENGVWTVLLVAGPLLIVALGLGLLVSIFQATTQIQEQTLAFIPKIVGVFAALIIFGPWMLSNVTNFTHQIFSNLHRFIG; this is encoded by the coding sequence GTGAGTCCTGAATTTGTTATAAATATGGCTGAAAATGGAGTGTGGACTGTCCTGTTAGTAGCAGGGCCGCTCCTAATTGTTGCTTTAGGTCTCGGATTGTTAGTAAGTATTTTTCAAGCAACAACGCAAATTCAAGAACAAACGTTAGCATTTATCCCGAAAATAGTTGGAGTTTTTGCTGCTTTAATTATTTTTGGACCGTGGATGCTATCCAATGTTACAAACTTTACCCATCAAATTTTTAGTAATCTTCATAGGTTTATTGGCTAA